A genome region from Primulina eburnea isolate SZY01 chromosome 9, ASM2296580v1, whole genome shotgun sequence includes the following:
- the LOC140840880 gene encoding uncharacterized protein: MEYKEAKVPIWWDMKSCPLPAEFDISEIKNNIELSLRRLNYTGTISISAYGNFDKITQEVVDELQFYGIEMIDIPSDGKDSVEKRMLVDVIDMGFDEANVTPNRMLISADEEFSDLLQQLKMRNYNILLAHPSTRPLQLSSSLVCAANTIWTFKSLLKGEVPL; this comes from the exons ATGGAGTATAAGGAAGCAAAAGTACCGATTTGGTGGGATATGAAAAGTTGCCCGCTCCCAGCGGAATTCGATATATCtgagataaaaaataatatagagCTGTCACTTCGACGGTTGAATTATACCGGCACAATTTCAATTTCTGCTTATGGAAACTTCGATAAAATCACCCAAGAAGTCGTTGATGAACTTCAATTCTATGGCATAGAAATGATTGATATCCCTAGTG ATGGCAAAGACTCTGTCGAGAAGAGGATGCTTGTTGATGTGATAGACATGGGGTTTGATGAAGCTAATGTTACACCAAACCGCATGCTGATCTCCGCAGATGAGGAATTTTCAGACTTACTACAGCAGCTGAAAATGAGAAATTACAACATTCTGTTGGCCCATCCTAGTACACGACCACTGCAACTTAGTTCTTCCCTTGTTTGTGCCGCAAATACTATTTGGACATTCAAGAGCCTCTTAAAGGGAGAGGTGCCGCTGTAG